One segment of Mastomys coucha isolate ucsf_1 unplaced genomic scaffold, UCSF_Mcou_1 pScaffold23, whole genome shotgun sequence DNA contains the following:
- the Rsl24d1 gene encoding probable ribosome biogenesis protein RLP24 → MRIEKCYFCSGPIYPGHGMMFVRNDCKVFRFCKSKCHKNFKKKRNPRKVRWTKAFRKAAGKELTVDNSFEFEKRRNEPVKYQRELWNKTIDAMKRVEEIKQKRQAKFIMNRLKKNKELQKVQDIKEVKQNIHLIRAPLAGKGKQLEEKMVQQLQEDVDMEEAS, encoded by the exons ATGAGGATCGAGAAGTGTTATTTCTGCTCCGGGCCGATCTACCCAGGACACGGCATGATGTTCGTCCGTAACGACTGCAAG GTGTTCCGATTCTGCAAATCCAAGTGTCATAAAAACTTCAAGAAGAAGAGAAACCCACGAAAGGTCAGGTGGACTAAAGCCTTCCGTAAAGCAGCTGGCAAAGAGCTCACAGTG GACAACTCATTTGAATTTGAAAAACGTAGAAATGAGCCTGTGAAATACCAGCGAGAGCTATGGAATAAAACTA TTGATGCAATGAAGAGAGTTGAAGAGATCAAACAGAAGCGCCAGGCTAAATTTATAATGAacag gttgaagaaaaacaaagagctaCAGAAGGTTCAGGACATCAAGGAGGTCAAGCAGAACATCCATCTTATCCGGGCTCCTCTTGCAG GCAAAGGAAAGCAGCTGGAGGAAAAAATGGTACAGCAGTTACAGGAGGATGTGGACATGGAAGAAGCTTCCTAA
- the LOC116073647 gene encoding calphotin-like, which yields MASLKRFQSLVPLNHKEGTLFEVIGQRKLPKWFHIGYLVDPKKRDVEPRLVEIMFGKDGEHIPHIEWTLRTLIHVNVWGPERRAEIWMFGPPPLQREVDRMLFNLAQHCRSKLMLKEALQEGAERMAARKAAAQPAPVKVREAATQPTPVKVREAATQPAPVKVSKAATQTAPVKVREAATQTAPVNVHEAEAATELAPVKVDEAEAPTQAAPVKIHGAEAATEPASVQVSEAEAAAQPASVQVSEAASEPAPEVHEAEAPTQPAPVQVREAEAPTQAAPVQVSKAEAPTQPAPVKVREAEAPTQAAPVQVSKAEAPTQPAPVKVREAATEPASVQVSEAAIEPALVKVDEAEAPTQSAPEVHEAEAATEPAPEKVHGAEAATEPAPQKVHGAEAAIDPTPVKVSEAEAPTQPAPVKVSEAEAPTHPAPEVHGAEAATQLASVQVSEAASEPVSEAESPTQAAPEVHEAEAATELAPKKVHEAEAAIDPAPVKVGEAEAPTQPAPVKVSEAATDPVPVKVSEADPATEPAPLKVHEAEAPTQPAPEVHKAEAPTQPAPVQVSKAQAPTQPAPVKVSETEAATEPAPLKVSEAATEPAPVKVHGAEAATDPAPVKVSEAEAPTPPAPEVHEAEAATEPASVQVSEAATERAPLKVHEAEATTQPAPEVHGAEAPTQPAPVKVSETAIDPAPVKVSEAEAPTQPAPLKVHEAEAATEPSLMKVHEAEATTDPAPVKVSEPEAAIQPPPAKVCEAATEPVPGKFDETEAPTQPAPVKVSQAEAPTQPAATEPVSVKVSEAAEVHRAEAAREPAPAKKISEAATEPAPVKVHGAEAPTQPAPVKVSEAATEPAPEKFSEAEAPTQPAPEVHEAEAATQRAPAKVSEAATEPVPGKFDETEAPTQPAATEPVPVKVSEAAIQPAPVKVHEAEAPTQPAPEVHKAEAHTQLAPVKVHKAEAATEPVPVKVSQAEAPTQPVPVKVSEAAIQPAPEVHRAEAAREPAPAKVSEAATEPAPEKVHGAEAAIEPALLKVHEAEVAIDPTPKVGEAEAPTQPVPEKVCEADPATEPAPLKVHKAEAPTQPAPEVHEAEAATQLASVQVSEAATEPAPEKVHGAEAAIEPALLKVHEAEAAIDPAAPVKVSEAEAPTHPAPEVHRAEAATDPAPVNVSEAEAATQPAPEKVCEAEAPTQPAPEVHKAEAPTQSAPVKVSEAATEPAPLKVREAAIERALVKVHQAEAATDPAPVKVSEPEAATQLAPAMVSEAATEPVPGKFDETEAPTQPAPVKVSEAATEPAPVKVHGAEAPTQPAPEVHRAEAASEPAPVKVSEAATEPAPVKFSEAEAPTQPAPEVHEAEAATEPVPVQVHGAEAATEPAPVQVSEAAIELAPVKVSEATTEPVPVKVDETEAPTQPAPEVHEAEAATETASVQVSEAATQPTPVEVTDATQLAHLKAGEAFTQHTSGEAQQVVNGQSPIEACEAASKQHSVDVSMALSQECPEDFEWDTQCSMDGSYVIIHPRDVWESFFII from the exons AGAGCACATCCCGCATATTGAATGGACGTTGCGTACCCTGATTCATGTGAACGTGTGGGGCCCTGAAAGGCGAGCTGAGATTTGGATGTTCGGACCGCCGCCTTTACAAAGGGAGGTTGATCGGATGCTCTTTAACCTGGCTCAACATTGCCGCTCGAAATTGATGCTAA AGGAGGCTCTGCAAGAAGGAGCTGAGCGGATGGCAGCCCGTAAGGCTGCCGCCCAGCCGGCTCCAGTGAAGGTCCGCGAGGCTGCCACCCAGCCGACTCCCGTGAAGGTCCGCGAGGCTGCCACCCAGCCGGCTCCCGTGAAGGTCAGCAAGGCTGCCACCCAGACGGCTCCCGTGAAGGTCCGCGAGGCTGCCACCCAGACGGCTCCAGTGAACGTCCACGAGGCTGAGGCTGCCACTGAGCTGGCTCCCGTGAAAGTCGACGAGGCTGAAGCTCCCACCCAGGCGGCTCCCGTGAAAATCCACGGGGCTGAGGCTGCCACTGAGCCGGCTTCCGTGCAGGTCAGCGAGGCTGAGGCTGCCGCCCAGCCGGCTTCGGTTCAGGTCAGCGAG GCTGCCAGCGAGCCGGCTCCCGAAGTCCACGAGGCTGAGGCTCCCACCCAGCCGGCTCCTGTGCAAGTCAGGGAGGCTGAGGCTCCCACCCAGGCGGCTCCTGTGCAGGTCAGCAAGGCTGAGGCTCCCACCCAGCCGGCTCCCGTGAAAGTCAGGGAGGCTGAGGCTCCCACCCAGGCGGCTCCCGTGCAGGTCAGCAAGGCTGAGGCTCCCACCCAGCCAGCTCCAGTGAAAGTCAGGGAG GCTGCCACGGAACCGGCTTCTGTGCAGGTGAGCGAGGCTGCCATCGAGCCTGCTCTTGTGAAAGTCGACGAGGCTGAGGCTCCCACCCAGTCGGCTCCCGAAGTCCACGAGGCTGAGGCTGCCACCGAGCCGGCTCCCGAGAAAGTCCACGGGGCTGAGGCTGCCACTGAGCCGGCTCCCCAGAAAGTCCACGGGGCTGAGGCTGCCATCGACCCCACTCCCGTGAAAGTCAGTGAGGCTGAGGCTCCCACCCAGCCGGCTCCTGTGAAGGTCAGTGAGGCTGAAGCTCCCACCCACCCGGCTCCCGAAGTCCACGGGGCTGAGGCTGCCACTCAGCTGGCTTCGGTGCAGGTCAGCGAGGCTGCCAGTGAGCCG GTCAGCGAGGCTGAGTCTCCCACCCAGGCGGCTCCCGAAGTCCACGAGGCTGAGGCTGCCACCGAGCTGGCTCCCAAGAAAGTCCACGAGGCTGAGGCTGCCATCGACCCCGCTCCCGTGAAAGTCGGTGAGGCTGAAGCTCCCACCCAGCCGGCTCCTGTGAAAGTCAGTGAG GCTGCCACCGACCCCGTTCCCGTGAAGGTCAGCGAGGCTGATCCTGCCACTGAGCCGGCTCCCCTGAAAGTCCACGAGGCTGAAGCTCCCACTCAGCCGGCTCCCGAAGTCCACAAGGCTGAGGCTCCCACCCAGCCGGCTCCCGTGCAGGTCAGCAAGGCTCAGGCTCCCACCCAGCCGGCTCCGGTGAAGGTCAGCGAGACTGAGGctgccactgagccagctcccctgAAGGTCAGCGAGGCTGCTACAGAGCCGGCTCCCGTGAAAGTCCACGGGGCTGAGGCTGCCACCGACCCCGCTCCGGTGAAAGTCAGCGAGGCTGAGGCTCCCACCCCGCCGGCTCCCGAAGTCCACGAGGCTGAGGCTGCCACCGAGCCGGCTTCGGTGCAGGTCAGCGAGGCTGCCACTGAGCGGGCTCCCTTGAAAGTCCACGAGGCTGAGGCTACCACGCAGCCGGCTCCCGAAGTCCACGGGGCTGAGGCTCCCACCCAGCCGGCTCCCGTGAAGGTCAGCGAGACTGCCATCGACCCCGCTCCCGTGAAAGTCAGTGAGGCTGAAGCTCCCACCCAGCCGGCTCCCTTGAAAGTCCACGAGGCTGAGGCtgccactgagccgtctctcatGAAAGTCCACGAGGCTGAGGCTACCACCGACCCCGCTCCGGTGAAAGTCAGCGAGCCTGAGGCTGCCATTCAGCCGCCTCCCGCGAAGGTCTGCGAGGCTGCCACCGAGCCGGTTCCCGGGAAATTCGATGAGACTGAGGCTCCCACCCAGCCAGCTCCGGTGAAAGTCAGCCAGGCTGAGGCTCCCACCCAGCCGGCTGCCACCGAGCCGGTTTCCGTGAAGGTCAGCGAGGCTGCCGAAGTCCATAGGGCTGAGGCTGCCAGGGAGCCGGCCCCTGCGAAGAAGATCAGCGAGGCTGCTACAGAGCCGGCTCCAGTGAAAGTCCACGGGGCTGAAGCTCCCACCCAGCCGGCTCCGGTGAAGGTCAGCGAGGCTGCTACAGAGCCGGCTCCCGAGAAATTCAGCGAGGCTGAGGCTCCCACTCAGCCGGCTCCCGAAGTCCACGAGGCTGAGGCTGCCACTCAGCGGGCTCCCGCGAAGGTCAGCGAGGCTGCCACCGAGCCGGTTCCCGGGAAATTCGACGAGACTGAGGCTCCCACCCAGCCGGCTGCCACCGAGCCGGTTCCCGTGAAGGTCAGCGAGGCTGCCATCCAGCCGGCTCCCGTGAAAGTCCACGAGGCTGAAGCTCCCACTCAGCCGGCTCCCGAAGTCCACAAGGCTGAGGCTCACACCCAGCTGGCCCCCGTCAAAGTCCACAAGGCTGAGGCTGCCACCGAGCCGGTTCCCGTGAAAGTCAGCCAGGCTGAGGCTCCCACCCAGCCGGTTCCCGTGAAGGTCAGCGAGGCTGCCATCCAGCCGGCTCCCGAAGTCCATAGGGCTGAGGCTGCCAGGGAGCCGGCCCCTGCGAAGGTCAGCGAGGCTGCCACTGAGCCGGCTCCCGAGAAAGTCCACGGGGCTGAGGCTGCCATCGAGCCGGCTCTCCTGAAAGTCCACGAGGCTGAGGTTGCCATCGACCCCACTCCCAAAGTCGGTGAGGCTGAGGCTCCCACCCAGCCGGTTCCTGAGAAAGTCTGCGAGGCTGATCCTGCCACTGAGCCGGCTCCCCTGAAAGTCCACAAGGCTGAGGCTCCCACCCAGCCGGCTCCCGAAGTCCACGAGGCTGAGGCTGCCACTCAGCTGGCTTCGGTGCAGGTCAGCGAGGCTGCCACTGAGCCGGCTCCCGAGAAAGTCCACGGGGCTGAGGCTGCCATCGAGCCGGCTCTCCTGAAAGTCCACGAGGCTGAGGCTGCCATCGACCCCGCCGCTCCCGTGAAAGTCAGTGAGGCTGAAGCTCCCACCCACCCGGCTCCCGAAGTCCACAGGGCTGAGGCTGCCACCGACCCTGCTCCCGTGAATGTCAGCGAGGctgaggctgccacccagccgGCTCCCGAGAAAGTCTGCGAGGCTGAAGCTCCCACTCAGCCGGCTCCCGAAGTCCACAAGGCTGAGGCTCCCACCCAGTCGGCTCCCGTGAAGGTCAGCGAGGCTGCTACAGAGCCGGCTCCCCTGAAA GTGAGGGAGGCTGCCATCGAGCGGGCTCTCGTGAAAGTCCACCAGGCTGAGGCTGCCACCGACCCCGCTCCGGTGAAAGTCAGCGAGCCTGAGGCTGCCACTCAGCTGGCTCCTGCGATGGTCAGCGAGGCTGCCACTGAGCCGGTTCCCGGGAAATTCGACGAGACTGAGGCTCCCACCCAGCCAGCTCCGGTGAAA GTCAGCGAGGCTGCCACCGAGCCGGCTCCCGTGAAAGTCCATGGGGCTGAAGCTCCCACCCAGCCGGCTCCCGAAGTCCACAGGGCTGAGGCTGCCAGCGAGCCGGCTCCTGTGAAGGTCAGCGAGGCTGCAACAGAGCCAGCTCCCGTGAAATTCAGCGAGGCTGAGGCTCCCACTCAGCCGGCTCCCGAAGTCCACGAGGCTGAGGCTGCCACCGAGCCGGTTCCCGTGCAAGTCCACGGGGCTGAGGCTGCCACCGAGCCTGCTCCGGTGCAGGTCAGCGAGGCTGCCATCGAGCTGGCTCCCGTGAAGGTCAGCGAGGCTACTACAGAGCCGGTTCCCGTGAAAGTCGACGAGACTGAGGCTCCCACCCAGCCGGCTCCCGAAGTCCACGAGGCTGAGGCTGCCACCGAGACGGCTTCGGTGCAGGTCAGCGAGGCTGCCACGCAGCCGACCCCGGTGGAGGTCACTGATGCTACCCAGTTGGCTCACTTGAAGGCTGGTGAAGCCTTCACCCAGCACACTTCAGGGGAGGCCCAGCAGGTTGTCAATGGGCAATCTCCCATTGAAGCCTGTGAGGctgccagcaagcagcattctgTAGATGTGTCTATGGCCTTGTCCCAGGAGTGTCCTGAGGATTTTGAGTGGGATACCCAGTGTTCTATGGATGGCAGCTATGTCATAATTCATCCAAGGGATGTCTGGGAATCATTTTTCATAATATAA